Proteins encoded within one genomic window of Ostrinia nubilalis chromosome 5, ilOstNubi1.1, whole genome shotgun sequence:
- the LOC135072149 gene encoding sulfotransferase 1B1-like has translation MMHGTSSSDFPYAINDVEPEEFAELQKTFNTAFTDGYVRVGPKGYFLKSGYRKEAAKIYNMSLRPDDVWVVTFPKSGTTWVQEMVWMVANDFDYETSKAVLLVNRFPFLERKIIYNDKAQKKFKEMTADKEENIKMYLSSEKSYLAADRPSPRFFKSHLPLSLLPPSLLATSRVVYVARDPRDVAVSYYYHYKLFAFYGYFGNFKQFWESFVKGDVDYCSYFEHLKEVWGQRHHANLLILFYEDLIKDLPGGIRRVARFLGKEPSEAQVRALSEHLKFDNFKKNKSVNLEPLKEMGFEDMNVGKTVSFIRKGKAGGWREHFDEQMAAQAQQWIDDNLRGTDLRFPGHD, from the exons atgatGCACGGTACGAGTAGCAGTGATTTTCCTTACGCTATAAATGATGTGGAGCCTGAGGAATTCGCAGAGTTACAGAAAACCTTCAATACGg CTTTCACAGATGGATACGTGCGGGTCGGTCCCAAAGGTTATTTCCTGAAGAGCGGCTATAGGAAAGAAGCAGCGAAAATATACAACATGTCACTCAGGCCGGATGACGTCTGGGTAGTGACTTTCCCTAAATCGG GCACTACATGGGTCCAAGAAATGGTGTGGATGGTTGCAAATGATTTTGACTACGAAACATCAAAGGCCGTTCTTTTAGTCAACAGATTTCCGTTTTTAGA gAGAAAGATCATCTACAACGATAAGGCACagaaaaaatttaaagaaatgaCCGCTGATAAAGAGGAGAATATAAAAATGTACTTAAGTTCAGAGAAGTCCTACTTAGCTGCAGATCGTCCCTCTCCTCGGTTCTTCAAGTCTCACTTGCCTCTGTCGCTGCTGCCCCCGTCTCTGCTGGCCACCTCGAGGGTGGTGTACGTGGCGCGCGACCCGCGGGACGTCGCCGTCTCGTACTATTACCACTACAAGCTCTTCGCTTTCTATGGATACTTCGGTAACTTTAAGCAGTTCTGGGAATCTTTCGTGAAGGGTGACG TGGATTATTGTTCATACTTTGAACACTTAAAAGAAGTTTGGGGGCAGAGACATCACGCTAACCTGCTTATTTTGTTCTATGAAGATCTTATCAAG GACCTGCCCGGCGGCATTCGCCGCGTAGCACGTTTTCTAGGAAAGGAGCCAAGCGAGGCGCAAGTCAGGGCTCTCAGCGAACACCTCAAGTTTGACAACTTCAAGAAGAATAAGTCAGTAAACTTGGAGCCCTTAAAGGAAATGGGATTTGAAGACATGAATGTAGGAAAGACTGTGTCTTTTATACGAAAGG GCAAGGCGGGCGGCTGGCGCGAGCACTTCGACGAGCAGATGGCGGCGCAGGCGCAGCAGTGGATCGACGACAACTTGCGCGGGACCGACCTGCGTTTCCCGGGGCACGACTAA
- the LOC135072148 gene encoding sulfotransferase 1E1-like, with the protein MMHGTSSSDFPYAINDVEPEEFAELQKTFNTAFIDGYLRVGPKGYFLRSGYRKEAAKIYNMPLRLDDIWVVSFPRSGTTWVQEMVWMIAKDFDYETSKDVLLVNRFPFLEANVINSDKALKKIKELSAGKEEDIKVFLSSEVDLAADRPSPRFFKSHLPPSLLATSRVVYVARDPRDVAVSYYYHYKLFAFFGYFGNFKQFWESFVKGDVDYCPYFEQLKEVWGQRHHANLLILFYEDLIKDLPGGIRRVARFLGKEPSEAQVRALSEHLKFDNFKKNKSVNNEPFTHLSDKNVAKTVSFMRKGKAGGWREHFDEQMAAQAQQWIDDNLRGTDLRFPEHD; encoded by the exons ATGATGCACGGTACGAGTAGCAGTGATTTTCCTTACGCTATAAATGATGTGGAGCCTGAGGAATTCGCCGAGTTACAGAAAACCTTCAATACGG CTTTCATAGATGGATACTTGCGGGTCGGTCCCAAAGGTTATTTCCTGCGGAGCGGCTATAGGAAAGAAGCAGCGAAAATATACAATATGCCACTCAGGCTGGATGACATCTGGGTAGTGTCTTTCCCTAGATCGG GCACTACATGGGTCCAAGAAATGGTGTGGATGATTGCAAAAGATTTTGATTACGAAACATCAAAGGACGTTCTTTTAGTCAATAGATTTCCATTTTTAGA AGCCAATGTCATCAACAGCGATAAGgcattgaaaaaaattaaagaattgAGCGCTGGAAAAGAGGAGGatataaaagtgtttttaagTTCCGAGGTGGATTTAGCTGCAGATCGTCCCTCTCCTCGGTTCTTCAAGTCTCACTTGCCTCCGTCGCTGCTGGCCACCTCGAGGGTGGTGTACGTGGCGCGCGACCCGCGGGACGTCGCCGTCTCGTACTATTACCACTACAAGCTCTTCGCCTTCTTTGGATACTTCGGTAACTTTAAGCAGTTCTGGGAATCTTTCGTGAAGGGTGACG TGGATTATTGTCCATACTTTGAACAATTGAAAGAAGTTTGGGGGCAGAGACATCACGCTAACCTGCTTATTTTATTCTATGAAGATCTTATTAAG GACCTCCCCGGCGGCATTCGCCGCGTAGCACGTTTTCTAGGAAAGGAGCCAAGCGAGGCGCAGGTCAGGGCTCTCAGCGAACACCTCAAGTTTGACAACTTTAAGAAGAATAAGTCAGTTAACAATGAGCCCTTTACGCACTTGAGTGACAAGAATGTAGCAAAGACCGTGTCTTTTATGCGAAAGG GCAAGGCGGGCGGCTGGCGCGAGCACTTCGACGAGCAGATGGCGGCGCAGGCGCAGCAGTGGATCGACGACAACCTGCGCGGGACCGACCTGCGCTTTCCGGAACACGACTAA